The following coding sequences lie in one Micromonospora sp. R77 genomic window:
- the trpS gene encoding tryptophan--tRNA ligase — protein sequence MPDVPARPRVFSGIQPTADSFHLGNYLGAVRHWVALQDTHDAFYCVVDLHAITAGHDPKVLKQRTRVAAAQLFAVGLDPERSTLFVQSQVPEHPQLAWVLGCITGFGEASRMTQFKDKSQKQGSERSSVGLFTYPILQAADILLYQAHAVPVGEDQRQHLELSRDLAQRFNSLFGSTFTVPSPHIVKDTAKITDLQDPTAKMSKSSSSPAGIIDLLEEPARSAKKIRSAVTDTGRDIVFDAEGKPGISNLLTIYSALSGRGIDDLVAAYAGKGYGDLKKDLAEVVRDFVTPIQERTRGYLDDPAQLDKLLAQGAEKARAVAAETLRTAYERVGFFPPVRVH from the coding sequence ATGCCCGACGTACCCGCCCGCCCCCGCGTCTTCTCCGGCATCCAGCCGACGGCCGACTCGTTCCACCTCGGCAACTACCTGGGCGCGGTACGACACTGGGTGGCCCTGCAGGACACCCACGACGCGTTCTACTGCGTGGTCGACCTGCACGCGATCACCGCCGGGCACGACCCGAAGGTGCTCAAGCAGCGCACCCGGGTGGCCGCGGCCCAGCTCTTCGCGGTCGGCCTCGACCCCGAGCGCAGCACGCTCTTCGTCCAGTCGCAGGTGCCGGAGCACCCGCAGCTGGCCTGGGTGCTGGGTTGCATCACCGGCTTCGGCGAGGCCAGCCGGATGACCCAGTTCAAGGACAAGTCGCAGAAGCAGGGCAGCGAGCGGTCCAGCGTCGGCCTCTTCACATACCCGATCCTGCAGGCCGCGGACATCCTGCTCTACCAGGCCCACGCGGTCCCGGTGGGCGAGGACCAGCGCCAGCACCTGGAACTCTCCCGCGACCTGGCGCAGCGGTTCAACTCGCTGTTCGGGTCCACCTTCACGGTCCCGTCGCCGCACATCGTCAAGGACACCGCGAAGATCACCGACCTGCAGGACCCGACGGCCAAGATGTCGAAGTCGTCCTCCTCGCCGGCCGGCATCATCGACCTGCTGGAGGAGCCGGCCCGCTCGGCGAAGAAGATCCGCTCCGCGGTCACCGACACCGGCCGCGACATCGTCTTCGACGCCGAGGGCAAGCCCGGCATCTCCAACCTGCTCACCATCTACTCCGCGCTCTCCGGCCGGGGCATCGACGACCTGGTGGCCGCGTACGCGGGCAAGGGTTACGGCGACCTGAAGAAGGACCTCGCCGAGGTGGTGCGGGACTTCGTCACCCCGATCCAGGAGCGCACCCGCGGCTATCTGGACGACCCGGCCCAGCTGGACAAGCTGCTCGCGCAGGGCGCGGAGAAGGCCCGCGCGGTCGCGGCGGAGACGCTGCGGACGGCGTACGAGCGGGTCGGGTTCTTCCCGCCGGTCCGCGTCCACTAG